Proteins from a single region of Scatophagus argus isolate fScaArg1 chromosome 23, fScaArg1.pri, whole genome shotgun sequence:
- the LOC124054621 gene encoding tenascin-N-like isoform X8, with the protein MDYALIIFILTGALFSVGSAQTRQYYFVNTALNWTEAQGFCRQVYTDLATLENTDDVSAAVSTSNYTGKAWIGLYDDLINSWRWSLTDNSYYGEGETEFRNWYTQQPNNLGDEQYCVELFSGSPYFGTWGDSSCSLLRPFVCYNGTVNGTATFVSYLSMSKNWTEAQRYCRENHIDLASIRNQTENEIITNLANGFFVWIGLYREKLWSDGSMSLFRHWADGQPDIGAEQCVTAAFNDSGRWSDDDCSLSFPFICHQTIVPNAENFRPTGQDETFIILQWDKVNNNVNFILQYNEAEVAIAAPDGDGPVTHTVSSLISGTRYTFTLFSVFGDIRSSGVNIIAVTAPPNAENFRPTGQDESSITLQWDKVNSNVSFILQYNGAEINISAPDGDGPVTHTVSSLAAGTQYTFTLFSVFESVRSSGVNAVAVTAPPNAENFRPTGQDESSITLQWDKVNSNVSFILQYNGAEINISAPDGDGPVTHTVSSLAAGTQYTFTLFSVFESVRSSGVNAVAVTAPPNAENFGPSGQDESSITLQWDKVNSNVSFILQYNGTEINISAPDGDGPVTHTVSSLTAGTQYTFTLFSVFESVRSSGVNAVAVTAPPDADNFGPSGQDETSITLQWDKVNSNVSFILQYNGAEINISAPDGDGPVTHTVSSLTAGTQYTFTLFSVFESVRSSGVNAVAVTAPPNAENFGPSGQDETSISLQWDKVNSNVSFILQYNGAEINISAPDGDGPVTHTVSSLTAGTQYTFTLFSVFESVRSSGVNAVAVTAPPNAENFGPSGQDESSITLQWDKVNSNVSFILQYNGAEINISAPDGDGPVTHTVSSLTAGTQYTFTLFSVFESVRSSGVNAVAVTAPPNAENFGPSGQDESSITLQWDKVNSNVSFILQYNGAEINISAPDLYGIDEFSGDGQDETSITAQWDPVNSNVSFNHQHNGTDIIISAPNGDGPVTHTVSSLTAGTQYTFTLFSVFESIRSSGVNAVAVTAPPNAENFGPSGQDESSITLQWDKVNSNVSFILQYNGAQINISAPDGDGPVTHTVSSLAAGTQYTFTLFSVFESVRSSGVNAVAVTAPPDAENFGPSGQDETSITLQWDKVNSNVSFILQYNGAEINISAPDGDGPVTHTVSSLAAGTQYTFTLFSVFESVRSSGVNAVAVTAPPNAENFGPSGQDESSITLQWDKVNSNVSFILQYNGAQINISAPDGDGPVTHTVSSLTAGTQYTFTLFSVFESVRSSGVNAVAVTAPPNAENFGPSGQDESSITLQWDKVNSNVSFILQYNGAQINISAPDGDGPVTHTVSSLTAGTQYTFTLFSVFESVRSSGVNAVAVTAPPNAENFGPTGQDESSITLQWDKVNSNVSFILQYNGAEINISAPDGDGPVTHTVSSLAAGTQYTFTLFSVFESVRSSGVNAVAVTAPPNAENFGPTGQDESSITLQWDKVNSNVSFILQYNGAEINISAPDGDGPVTHTVSSLAAGTQYTFTLFSVFESVRSSGVNAVAVTATGSQYVVGLNIRLKSSVQLSASDLEDLLTELLVEHGLSPHLFSLKLHSVKT; encoded by the exons ATGGATTATGCGCTGatcatcttcatcctcacag GAGCACTGTTCAGTGTTGGCTCTGCCCAAACCCGTCAGTACTACTTTGTAAATACAGCACTGAACTGGACTGAAGCTCAGGGCTTCTGCAGGCAGGTCTACACTGACCTGGCCACCCTAGAAAACACAGATGatgtcagtgctgctgtcagcaCATCAAACTACACAG GCAAGGCTTGGATAGGTCTTTATGATGATTTGATCAACAGCTGGAGATGGTCCCTGACTGACAACAGCTACTATGgtgaaggagagacagagtTTAGAAACTGGTATACTCAACAGCCTAACAATCTTGGAGATGAGCAGTACTGTGTAGAGTTATTTAGTGGGAGTCCATACTTTGGCACATGGGGTGACTCTTCATGCAGCCTCCTGCGACCCTTTGTGTGCTACAACG GGACAGTAAATGGCACAGCAACCTTTGTCAGCTACCTCAGCATGTCGAAGAATTGGACTGAAGCTCAGAGATATTGCAGGGAGAATCATATTGATCTAGCCAG TATTCGAAATCAGACAGAGAATGAGATCATCACAAACCTTGCAAACGGGTTCTTTGTGTGGATCGGTCTGTACCGGGAAAAACTGTGGTCTGATGGAAGCATGTCTCTTTTTCGACACTGGGCTGATGGGCAACCAGACATTGGCGCAGAGCAGTGTGTCACAGCAGCGTTCAATGACTCAGGGCGTTGGTCAGATGATGACTGCTCCCTCAGTTTTCCATTCATTTGTCACCAAACAA ttgTACCCAATGCAGAAAACTTCAGACCAACCGGACAAGATGAGACCTTTATCATTCTGCAGTGGGACAAAGTGAACAACAATGTCAACTTTATTCTCCAGTATAATGAAGCAGAGGTGGCCATCGCTGCACCAGATGGAGATGGACCAGTAACTCACACAGTGTCATCTCTCATTTCTGGAACTCGGTACaccttcactctcttctctgtATTTGGGGACATCAGAAGCAGTGGAGTAAACATTATTGCTGTCACTG ctccTCCAAATGCAGAAAACTTCAGACCAACAGGACAAGATGAGAGCAGTATCACTCTGCAGTGGGACAAAGTGAACAGCAATGTCAGCTTTATTCTCCAGTATAATGGTGCAGAGATAAACATCAGTGCACCAGATGGAGATGGACCAGTAACTCACACAGTGTCATCTCTCGCTGCTGGGACTCAGTACaccttcactctcttctctgtgtttgagagtgtCAGAAGCAGTGGAGTAAatgctgttgctgtcactg ctccTCCAAATGCAGAAAACTTCAGACCAACAGGACAAGATGAGAGCAGTATCACTCTGCAGTGGGACAAAGTGAACAGCAATGTCAGCTTTATTCTCCAGTATAATGGTGCAGAGATAAACATCAGTGCACCAGATGGAGATGGACCAGTAACTCACACAGTGTCATCTCTCGCTGCTGGGACTCAGTACaccttcactctcttctctgtgtttgagagCGTCAGAAGCAGTGGAGTAAatgctgttgctgtcactg ctccTCCAAATGCAGAAAACTTTGGACCATCAGGACAAGATGAGAGCAGTATCACTCTGCAGTGGGACAAAGTGAACAGCAATGTCAGCTTTATTCTCCAGTATAATGGTACAGAGATAAACATCAGTGCACCAGATGGAGATGGACCAGTAACTCACACAGTGTCATCTCTCACTGCTGGGACTCAGTACaccttcactctcttctctgtgtttgagagtgtCAGAAGCAGTGGAGTAAatgctgttgctgtcactg CTCCTCCAGATGCAGACAACTTTGGACCATCAGGACAAGATGAGACCAGTATCACTCTGCAGTGGGACAAAGTGAACAGCAATGTCAGCTTTATTCTCCAGTATAATGGTGCAGAGATAAACATCAGTGCACCAGATGGAGATGGACCAGTAACTCACACAGTGTCATCTCTCACTGCTGGGACTCAGTACaccttcactctcttctctgtgtttgagagtgtCAGAAGCAGTGGAGTAAatgctgttgctgtcactg ctcctCCAAATGCAGAAAACTTTGGACCATCAGGACAAGATGAAACCAGTATCTCTCTGCAGTGGGACAAAGTGAACAGCAATGTCAGCTTTATTCTCCAGTATAATGGTGCAGAGATAAACATCAGTGCACCAGATGGAGATGGACCAGTAACTCACACAGTGTCATCTCTCACTGCTGGGACTCAGTACaccttcactctcttctctgtgtttgaaagCGTCAGAAGCAGTGGAGTAAatgctgttgctgtcactg CTCCTCCAAATGCAGAAAACTTTGGACCATCAGGACAAGATGAGAGCAGTATCACTCTGCAGTGGGACAAAGTGAACAGCAATGTCAGTTTTATCCTCCAGTATAATGGTGCAGAGATAAACATCAGTGCACCAGATGGAGATGGACCAGTAACTCACACAGTGTCATCTCTCACTGCTGGGACTCAGTACaccttcactctcttctctgtgtttgagagCGTCAGAAGCAGTGGAGTAAatgctgttgctgtcactg ctcctCCAAATGCAGAAAACTTTGGACCATCAGGACAAGATGAGAGCAGTATCACTCTGCAGTGGGACAAAGTGAACAGCAATGTCAGCTTTATTCTCCAGTATAATGGTGCAGAGATAAACATCAGTGCACCAGATCTATATGGAATAGATGAATTCAGCGGTGATGGACAAGATGAGACCAGCATCACTGCACAGTGGGATCCAGTGAACAGCAATGTCAGCTTTAATCACCAGCATAATGGTACAGATATCATCATCAGTGCACCAAATGGAGATGGACCAGTAACTCACACAGTGTCATCTCTCACTGCTGGGACTCAGTACaccttcactctcttctctgtgtttgagagCATCAGAAGCAGTGGAGTAAatgctgttgctgtcactg ctcctCCAAATGCAGAAAACTTTGGACCATCAGGACAAGATGAGAGCAGTATCACTCTGCAGTGGGACAAAGTGAACAGCAATGTCAGCTTTATCCTCCAGTATAATGGTGCACAGATAAACATCAGTGCACCAGATGGAGATGGACCAGTAACTCACACAGTGTCATCTCTCGCTGCTGGGACTCAGTACaccttcactctcttctctgtgtttgagagCGTCAGAAGCAGTGGAGTAAatgctgttgctgtcactg ctcctccagATGCAGAAAACTTTGGACCATCAGGACAAGATGAGACCAGTATCACTCTGCAGTGGGACAAAGTGAACAGCAATGTCAGCTTTATTCTCCAGTATAATGGTGCAGAGATAAACATCAGTGCACCAGATGGAGATGGACCAGTAACTCACACAGTGTCATCTCTCGCTGCTGGGACTCAGTACaccttcactctcttctctgtgtttgaaagCGTCAGAAGCAGTGGAGTAAatgctgttgctgtcactg ctcctCCAAATGCAGAAAACTTTGGACCATCAGGACAAGATGAGAGCAGTATCACTCTGCAGTGGGACAAAGTGAACAGCAATGTCAGCTTTATCCTCCAGTATAATGGTGCACAGATAAACATCAGTGCACCAGATGGAGATGGACCAGTAACTCACACAGTGTCATCTCTCACTGCTGGGACTCAGTACaccttcactctcttctctgtgtttgagagtgtCAGAAGCAGTGGAGTAAatgctgttgctgtcactg ctcctCCAAATGCAGAAAACTTTGGACCATCAGGACAAGATGAGAGCAGTATCACTCTGCAGTGGGACAAAGTGAACAGCAATGTCAGCTTTATCCTCCAGTATAATGGTGCACAGATAAACATCAGTGCACCAGATGGAGATGGACCAGTAACTCACACAGTGTCATCTCTCACTGCTGGGACTCAGTACaccttcactctcttctctgtgtttgagagCGTCAGAAGCAGTGGAGTAAatgctgttgctgtcactg ctcctCCAAATGCAGAAAACTTTGGACCAACAGGACAAGATGAGAGCAGTATCACTCTGCAGTGGGACAAAGTGAACAGCAATGTCAGCTTTATCCTCCAGTATAATGGTGCAGAGATAAACATCAGTGCACCAGATGGAGATGGACCAGTAACTCACACAGTGTCATCTCTCGCTGCTGGGACTCAGTACaccttcactctcttctctgtgtttgagagtgtCAGAAGCAGTGGAGTAAatgctgttgctgtcactg ccCCTCCAAATGCAGAAAACTTTGGACCAACAGGACAAGATGAGAGCAGTATCACTCTGCAGTGGGACAAAGTGAACAGCAATGTCAGCTTTATCCTCCAGTATAATGGTGCAGAGATAAACATCAGTGCACCAGATGGAGATGGACCAGTAACTCACACAGTGTCATCTCTCGCTGCTGGGACTCAGTACaccttcactctcttctctgtgtttgagagCGTCAGAAGCAGTGGAGTAAatgctgttgctgtcactg CAACAGGGTCTC AATATGTGGTTGGATTAAACATCAGATTAAAGTCATCTGTTCAGCTGTCAGCCTCAGACCTGGAGGATTTGTTGACGGAG cTTTTGGTTGAACACGGATTATCCCCGCATTTATTTTCCTTGAAGCTTCATTCTGTTAAGACATGA
- the LOC124054621 gene encoding uncharacterized protein LOC124054621 isoform X9 translates to MDYALIIFILTGALFSVGSAQTRQYYFVNTALNWTEAQGFCRQVYTDLATLENTDDVSAAVSTSNYTGKAWIGLYDDLINSWRWSLTDNSYYGEGETEFRNWYTQQPNNLGDEQYCVELFSGSPYFGTWGDSSCSLLRPFVCYNGTVNGTATFVSYLSMSKNWTEAQRYCRENHIDLASIRNQTENEIITNLANGFFVWIGLYREKLWSDGSMSLFRHWADGQPDIGAEQCVTAAFNDSGRWSDDDCSLSFPFICHQTIVPNAENFRPTGQDETFIILQWDKVNNNVNFILQYNEAEVAIAAPDGDGPVTHTVSSLISGTRYTFTLFSVFGDIRSSGVNIIAVTAPPNAENFRPTGQDESSITLQWDKVNSNVSFILQYNGAEINISAPDGDGPVTHTVSSLAAGTQYTFTLFSVFESVRSSGVNAVAVTAPPNAENFGPSGQDESSITLQWDKVNSNVSFILQYNGAEINISAPDGDGPVTHTVSSLAAGTQYTFTLFSVFESVRSSGVNAVAVTAPPNAENFRPTGQDESSITLQWDKVNSNVSFILQYNGAEINISAPDGDGPVTHTVSSLAAGTQYTFTLFSVFESVRSSGVNAVAVTAPPNAENFGPSGQDESSITLQWDKVNSNVSFILQYNGTEINISAPDGDGPVTHTVSSLTAGTQYTFTLFSVFESVRSSGVNAVAVTAPPDADNFGPSGQDETSITLQWDKVNSNVSFILQYNGAEINISAPDGDGPVTHTVSSLTAGTQYTFTLFSVFESVRSSGVNAVAVTAPPNAENFGPSGQDETSISLQWDKVNSNVSFILQYNGAEINISAPDGDGPVTHTVSSLTAGTQYTFTLFSVFESVRSSGVNAVAVTAPPNAENFGPSGQDESSITLQWDKVNSNVSFILQYNGAEINISAPDGDGPVTHTVSSLTAGTQYTFTLFSVFESVRSSGVNAVAVTAPPNAENFGPSGQDESSITLQWDKVNSNVSFILQYNGAEINISAPDGDGPVTHTVSSLAAGTQYTFTLFSVFESVRSSGVNAVAVTAPPDAENFGPSGQDETSITLQWDKVNSNVSFILQYNGAEINISAPDGDGPVTHTVSSLAAGTQYTFTLFSVFESVRSSGVNAVAVTAPPNAENFGPSGQDESSITLQWDKVNSNVSFILQYNGAQINISAPDGDGPVTHTVSSLTAGTQYTFTLFSVFESVRSSGVNAVAVTAPPNAENFGPSGQDESSITLQWDKVNSNVSFILQYNGAQINISAPDGDGPVTHTVSSLTAGTQYTFTLFSVFESVRSSGVNAVAVTAPPNAENFGPTGQDESSITLQWDKVNSNVSFILQYNGAEINISAPDGDGPVTHTVSSLAAGTQYTFTLFSVFESVRSSGVNAVAVTAPPNAENFGPTGQDESSITLQWDKVNSNVSFILQYNGAEINISAPDGDGPVTHTVSSLAAGTQYTFTLFSVFESVRSSGVNAVAVTATGSQYVVGLNIRLKSSVQLSASDLEDLLTELLVEHGLSPHLFSLKLHSVKT, encoded by the exons ATGGATTATGCGCTGatcatcttcatcctcacag GAGCACTGTTCAGTGTTGGCTCTGCCCAAACCCGTCAGTACTACTTTGTAAATACAGCACTGAACTGGACTGAAGCTCAGGGCTTCTGCAGGCAGGTCTACACTGACCTGGCCACCCTAGAAAACACAGATGatgtcagtgctgctgtcagcaCATCAAACTACACAG GCAAGGCTTGGATAGGTCTTTATGATGATTTGATCAACAGCTGGAGATGGTCCCTGACTGACAACAGCTACTATGgtgaaggagagacagagtTTAGAAACTGGTATACTCAACAGCCTAACAATCTTGGAGATGAGCAGTACTGTGTAGAGTTATTTAGTGGGAGTCCATACTTTGGCACATGGGGTGACTCTTCATGCAGCCTCCTGCGACCCTTTGTGTGCTACAACG GGACAGTAAATGGCACAGCAACCTTTGTCAGCTACCTCAGCATGTCGAAGAATTGGACTGAAGCTCAGAGATATTGCAGGGAGAATCATATTGATCTAGCCAG TATTCGAAATCAGACAGAGAATGAGATCATCACAAACCTTGCAAACGGGTTCTTTGTGTGGATCGGTCTGTACCGGGAAAAACTGTGGTCTGATGGAAGCATGTCTCTTTTTCGACACTGGGCTGATGGGCAACCAGACATTGGCGCAGAGCAGTGTGTCACAGCAGCGTTCAATGACTCAGGGCGTTGGTCAGATGATGACTGCTCCCTCAGTTTTCCATTCATTTGTCACCAAACAA ttgTACCCAATGCAGAAAACTTCAGACCAACCGGACAAGATGAGACCTTTATCATTCTGCAGTGGGACAAAGTGAACAACAATGTCAACTTTATTCTCCAGTATAATGAAGCAGAGGTGGCCATCGCTGCACCAGATGGAGATGGACCAGTAACTCACACAGTGTCATCTCTCATTTCTGGAACTCGGTACaccttcactctcttctctgtATTTGGGGACATCAGAAGCAGTGGAGTAAACATTATTGCTGTCACTG ctccTCCAAATGCAGAAAACTTCAGACCAACAGGACAAGATGAGAGCAGTATCACTCTGCAGTGGGACAAAGTGAACAGCAATGTCAGCTTTATTCTCCAGTATAATGGTGCAGAGATAAACATCAGTGCACCAGATGGAGATGGACCAGTAACTCACACAGTGTCATCTCTCGCTGCTGGGACTCAGTACaccttcactctcttctctgtgtttgagagtgtCAGAAGCAGTGGAGTAAatgctgttgctgtcactg ctccTCCAAATGCAGAAAACTTTGGACCATCAGGACAAGATGAGAGCAGTATCACTCTGCAGTGGGACAAAGTGAACAGCAATGTCAGCTTTATTCTCCAGTATAATGGTGCAGAGATAAACATCAGTGCACCAGATGGAGATGGACCAGTAACTCACACAGTGTCATCTCTCGCTGCTGGGACTCAGTACaccttcactctcttctctgtgtttgagagCGTCAGAAGCAGTGGAGTAAatgctgttgctgtcactg ctccTCCAAATGCAGAAAACTTCAGACCAACAGGACAAGATGAGAGCAGTATCACTCTGCAGTGGGACAAAGTGAACAGCAATGTCAGCTTTATTCTCCAGTATAATGGTGCAGAGATAAACATCAGTGCACCAGATGGAGATGGACCAGTAACTCACACAGTGTCATCTCTCGCTGCTGGGACTCAGTACaccttcactctcttctctgtgtttgagagCGTCAGAAGCAGTGGAGTAAatgctgttgctgtcactg ctccTCCAAATGCAGAAAACTTTGGACCATCAGGACAAGATGAGAGCAGTATCACTCTGCAGTGGGACAAAGTGAACAGCAATGTCAGCTTTATTCTCCAGTATAATGGTACAGAGATAAACATCAGTGCACCAGATGGAGATGGACCAGTAACTCACACAGTGTCATCTCTCACTGCTGGGACTCAGTACaccttcactctcttctctgtgtttgagagtgtCAGAAGCAGTGGAGTAAatgctgttgctgtcactg CTCCTCCAGATGCAGACAACTTTGGACCATCAGGACAAGATGAGACCAGTATCACTCTGCAGTGGGACAAAGTGAACAGCAATGTCAGCTTTATTCTCCAGTATAATGGTGCAGAGATAAACATCAGTGCACCAGATGGAGATGGACCAGTAACTCACACAGTGTCATCTCTCACTGCTGGGACTCAGTACaccttcactctcttctctgtgtttgagagtgtCAGAAGCAGTGGAGTAAatgctgttgctgtcactg ctcctCCAAATGCAGAAAACTTTGGACCATCAGGACAAGATGAAACCAGTATCTCTCTGCAGTGGGACAAAGTGAACAGCAATGTCAGCTTTATTCTCCAGTATAATGGTGCAGAGATAAACATCAGTGCACCAGATGGAGATGGACCAGTAACTCACACAGTGTCATCTCTCACTGCTGGGACTCAGTACaccttcactctcttctctgtgtttgaaagCGTCAGAAGCAGTGGAGTAAatgctgttgctgtcactg CTCCTCCAAATGCAGAAAACTTTGGACCATCAGGACAAGATGAGAGCAGTATCACTCTGCAGTGGGACAAAGTGAACAGCAATGTCAGTTTTATCCTCCAGTATAATGGTGCAGAGATAAACATCAGTGCACCAGATGGAGATGGACCAGTAACTCACACAGTGTCATCTCTCACTGCTGGGACTCAGTACaccttcactctcttctctgtgtttgagagCGTCAGAAGCAGTGGAGTAAatgctgttgctgtcactg ctcctCCAAATGCAGAAAACTTTGGACCATCAGGACAAGATGAGAGCAGTATCACTCTGCAGTGGGACAAAGTGAACAGCAATGTCAGCTTTATTCTCCAGTATAATGGTGCAGAGATAAAC ATCAGTGCACCAGATGGAGATGGACCAGTAACTCACACAGTGTCATCTCTCGCTGCTGGGACTCAGTACaccttcactctcttctctgtgtttgagagCGTCAGAAGCAGTGGAGTAAatgctgttgctgtcactg ctcctccagATGCAGAAAACTTTGGACCATCAGGACAAGATGAGACCAGTATCACTCTGCAGTGGGACAAAGTGAACAGCAATGTCAGCTTTATTCTCCAGTATAATGGTGCAGAGATAAACATCAGTGCACCAGATGGAGATGGACCAGTAACTCACACAGTGTCATCTCTCGCTGCTGGGACTCAGTACaccttcactctcttctctgtgtttgaaagCGTCAGAAGCAGTGGAGTAAatgctgttgctgtcactg ctcctCCAAATGCAGAAAACTTTGGACCATCAGGACAAGATGAGAGCAGTATCACTCTGCAGTGGGACAAAGTGAACAGCAATGTCAGCTTTATCCTCCAGTATAATGGTGCACAGATAAACATCAGTGCACCAGATGGAGATGGACCAGTAACTCACACAGTGTCATCTCTCACTGCTGGGACTCAGTACaccttcactctcttctctgtgtttgagagtgtCAGAAGCAGTGGAGTAAatgctgttgctgtcactg ctcctCCAAATGCAGAAAACTTTGGACCATCAGGACAAGATGAGAGCAGTATCACTCTGCAGTGGGACAAAGTGAACAGCAATGTCAGCTTTATCCTCCAGTATAATGGTGCACAGATAAACATCAGTGCACCAGATGGAGATGGACCAGTAACTCACACAGTGTCATCTCTCACTGCTGGGACTCAGTACaccttcactctcttctctgtgtttgagagCGTCAGAAGCAGTGGAGTAAatgctgttgctgtcactg ctcctCCAAATGCAGAAAACTTTGGACCAACAGGACAAGATGAGAGCAGTATCACTCTGCAGTGGGACAAAGTGAACAGCAATGTCAGCTTTATCCTCCAGTATAATGGTGCAGAGATAAACATCAGTGCACCAGATGGAGATGGACCAGTAACTCACACAGTGTCATCTCTCGCTGCTGGGACTCAGTACaccttcactctcttctctgtgtttgagagtgtCAGAAGCAGTGGAGTAAatgctgttgctgtcactg ccCCTCCAAATGCAGAAAACTTTGGACCAACAGGACAAGATGAGAGCAGTATCACTCTGCAGTGGGACAAAGTGAACAGCAATGTCAGCTTTATCCTCCAGTATAATGGTGCAGAGATAAACATCAGTGCACCAGATGGAGATGGACCAGTAACTCACACAGTGTCATCTCTCGCTGCTGGGACTCAGTACaccttcactctcttctctgtgtttgagagCGTCAGAAGCAGTGGAGTAAatgctgttgctgtcactg CAACAGGGTCTC AATATGTGGTTGGATTAAACATCAGATTAAAGTCATCTGTTCAGCTGTCAGCCTCAGACCTGGAGGATTTGTTGACGGAG cTTTTGGTTGAACACGGATTATCCCCGCATTTATTTTCCTTGAAGCTTCATTCTGTTAAGACATGA